A single region of the Drosophila takahashii strain IR98-3 E-12201 chromosome 2R, DtakHiC1v2, whole genome shotgun sequence genome encodes:
- the LOC108064694 gene encoding serine protease grass has translation MKVFIAGIACSLACLFLGASQGSASLLTENCGTTEHPSRIRRVVGGHDANRFENPWMVMVIGKDNMFVCGGSLITSLFVLTSASCISSSPKQVSLGEYDRNCRSEDCLSSRKLIDIEQQFIHPQFQYYQNDIALLRLATEVVFSAYIRPICLSVDRPVGSHIREFTATGWGKTDSSETSNVLQTTTLKLHNPIHCNDKFRTKLDASQLCIGGEHSDTCNGDSGGPLSAKVSGGKTDRVFLFGLVSYGSSFCSGIAVYTNVQHYRDWIVNTIAMQGS, from the exons ATGAAGGTCTTCATAGCAGGAATTGCTTGTTCTTTAGCTTGTTTATTTCTCGGGGCAAGCCAAGGGAGTGCTTCTTTGCTAACTGAGAATTGTGGGACAACTGAGCACCCCTCAAGAATTCGACGGGTTGTAGGAGGCCATGATGCTAACAGATTTGAGAACCCCTGGATGGTTATGGTGATTGGAAAAGacaatatgtttgtatgtggCGGTTCGCTCATAACGTCTC TTTTCGTCTTGACTTCGGCGAGCTGTATTTCCTCTTCGCCCAA ACAGGTGAGCTTGGGCGAATATGACAGAAATTGCAGGAGTGAGGATTGCTTATCCAGCCGAAAATTGATTGACATCGAGCAGCAATTTATCCACCCTCAATTCCAATACTATCAGAATGATATAGCACTGCTTCGATTGGCCACGGAGGTGGTTTTTTCAG CTTATATCAGGCCGATTTGTCTGTCCGTCGATCGTCCAGTTGGAAGTCACATTCGAGAATTTACTGCCACGGGATGGGGGAAAACTGATTCAAGTGAAACAAGCAATGTACTGCAAACGACAACTCTAAAACTTCACAATCCTATACATTGCAATGATAAATTTCGTACAAAACTTGATGCATCGCAACTATGTATTGGCGGTGAACATAGCGATACATGTAATGGCGATTCAGGGGGTCCTTTGAGCGCAAAGGTTAGTGGGGGCAAAACTGATCGCGTTTTCCTATTCGGCCTTGTCAGCTATGGATCTTCATTTTGTAGTGGCATCGCTGTTTACACAAATGTACAGCACTACAGGGACTGGATTGTGAATACTATTGCCATGCAGGGTTCGTAA
- the LOC108064701 gene encoding uncharacterized protein yields the protein MSPRKSLLGCLLVSAILVLHQAQANVETNEVDTPEHYMLQGVRVYPNDRQCVLVGGLCVKTEDCLEPTTNKGLCPTSQGQGVECCYELRSPPPAMHP from the exons ATGTCGCCGAGGAAGAGCTTGTTGGGCTGCCTGCTGGTCAGCGCCATCCTAGTGCTGCACCAGGCTCAGGCCAATGTCGAGACAAACGAAGTGGATACCCCCGAACATTACA TGCTGCAGGGCGTGCGTGTATATCCCAACGATCGTCAGTGCGTTCTGGTCGGAGGACTGTGTGTGAAAACGGAGGACTGCCTGGAACCCACCACGAACAAGGGATTGTGTCCCACGAGTCAAGGACAGGGCGTGGAGTGCTGCTACGAAC TCCGATCCCCTCCGCCCGCTATGCacccataa
- the LOC108064755 gene encoding uncharacterized protein: MEYSRIQTMLLIMIVIVASSCCVHGQSYLFSLENVLNESSRQLPYNLTSANGTTEVDLFPDTISNNTRIIVYKNTVVESPNELSQTAMDVITIVWYVATFLALAAFFMLMACSDRRCRDMRRRPAGGQSTEGLRAPPTPSPSYSEFAPPSYDTVIKMQHAAKTSVFVIPFSNKAGELGAPTSPPPPLPPPASPPAITCDVIIVNELQKSAD, from the exons ATGGAATACAGCCGGATCCAGACAATGCTGCTAATTATGATAG TAATCGTCGCCAGCTCGTGCTGCGTACACGGCCAGTCCTATCTCTTCAGTCTGGAGAACGTCCTCAACGAGTCCTCCCGCCAGCTGCCCTACAACCTAACGTCCGCCAACGGAACCACCGAGGTGGACTTGTTTCCCGACACCATCTCGAACAACACCCGCATAATTGTCTACAAAAACA CTGTCGTCGAGTCGCCCAACGAACTATCCCAGACAGCGATGGATGTGATCACGATTGTGTGGTATGTGGCCACCTTTCTGGCCCTGGCCGCCTTCTTCATGCTGATGGCCTGTTCGGATCGCCGGTGCCGTGACATGAGACGTCGTCCCGCCGGAGGACAGTCCACGGAGGGTCTGAGGGCACCGCCCACGCCCTCGCCATCCTACAGTGAATTCGCACCGCCCAGCTACGATACGGTGATCAAGATGCAGCATGCGGCCAAGACGAGTGTGTTTGTGATACCGTTCAGTAACAAGGCCGGCGAACTGGGTGCTCCAACCTCACCGCCTCCGCCTCTGCCACCCCCGGCCAGTCCACCAGCAATCACCTGCGACGTGATCATCGTCAATGAACTGCAAAAGTCGGCCGACTGA